The Polaribacter sp. Q13 sequence AACTTGGCTTAATCCGCTGTTTATAAAAACATGATAGGTTTCATTAATAGACCCGTTTTTAGAATGATATTGCTCATTCCAATCTGGTAAATGAATGGTAGATGAACCATCTGAAGTTATTAAAATTTCTCTTTTCAAAATATTTAGATTGATTTTTTTATTAAAACACCATCTGCCTCAAAAGTAAATTCTTTTTTAGGTTGGGTAATTTTTGCTATTTCTTCTTTACTTTTTCCTGCATCTTCTGCATAATGCTGTAATTCTTTAACAGAAGTTTCTTGTACAAATGCTTTACCATTTAAAACCACTTCTCTTCCTTTAGCATCTAATGGCATAAAAAAACCGTAGTCTTTAAAACGTACCATAGTTTCTGCTTCTTTATCTAAAGGCAACTTCATCCAACATCCTTTCTTAGAACAAACTTCTTTAATGGTAGAACCAAATTTTACATTAATTGTATCACCAGTTTTCATGGTTTTAAATTTAGCTAGTAATTGTTCTGAACTAATTGCATTGTCTAAATCTATTTTGGTGCCAAAAGAATCATAATTAACTTCTTGTTTTTGTTCTGCTATTTTATTCGCTGGTTTTTTTCCGTCTTTACACGCCGTAAATACAAACAAAATAACTAAAAAAAATTGTATCAAATATTTCATAAATTCAAAATTAATTGTGAATTCAACAAAAGTACATATTATAATGAGCAAAAGCAATGATTAGTTATATTGTCCGATGAATATTTTATGTACATTTGTGTTTCAATTCAATTAAAATAGAATGAAATCTAATATAGAAATTCAACGTATAGAAAAATCGAAGATCGATTCTGTAGATTTTAATAATCTACCATTTGGTAGTGTATATTCTGACCACATGTTAGAATGTGATTTTATAAATGGCGAATGGCAAACACCAGTTATTAAACCATATGCTCCCATATCTTTAGATCCGTCAGCAAAGATTTTCCATTATGGACAATCCATTTTTGAAGGCATGAAAGCTTACAAAGATGCAGAAGGAAACACCATGTTATTTAGACCTTTAGAGAACTGTAAGCGTTTAAATAAATCCGCAGAACGTTTGGTCATTCCAAATATTCCAGAAGACATTTTTATGGATGGTTTAAAGAAATTATTAGAAGTTGATAATAAATGGATACCAACAAACGAAGGTAGCTCTCTATATATTAGACCTTTTATGTTTGCTTCTGGAATAGGATTTCATGCGTCACCTGCTGATGCTTACAAATTTATAATTTGTACAGCTCCTTCTGGTGCGTACTTTTCTGGTAAAGTAAAGGTTTTAATTGAAGAAAAATATGCTCGTGCAGCAAATGGAGGTGTTGGTTTTGCAAAAGCTGGAGGTAATTATGCCGCACAGTTTTACCCTACACAATTAGCTATAGACAAAGGTTATAATCAAGTAATTTGGACGGATGACAATACGCACGAATATATTGAAGAAGCTGGCGCGATGAATATTTTTATCAGAATAAATGACACTTTAATTACAAGTCCTACTAGCGATAGAATTTTAAATGGAATTACACGTAAAAGTGTTATTCAAATTGCTGAAGACATGAATATTGATGTTGAAGTTAGAAAAATTACTGTTTCTGAAGTAATTGCCGCAGCGCAAAGTGGTCGTTTAAAAGAAATGTTTGGAGCAGGAACTGCTGCTGTTATTTCTCCAATTTCTACTTTTGGTTACCAAGGTACCGATTATGATTTACCTGAATTAGAGACTTCTTTTGCAGAAACTCTAAAAAAGGCTATTACAGATATTCAAACAAACAAAGCGAA is a genomic window containing:
- a CDS encoding DUF4920 domain-containing protein translates to MKYLIQFFLVILFVFTACKDGKKPANKIAEQKQEVNYDSFGTKIDLDNAISSEQLLAKFKTMKTGDTINVKFGSTIKEVCSKKGCWMKLPLDKEAETMVRFKDYGFFMPLDAKGREVVLNGKAFVQETSVKELQHYAEDAGKSKEEIAKITQPKKEFTFEADGVLIKKSI
- a CDS encoding branched-chain amino acid aminotransferase, producing MKSNIEIQRIEKSKIDSVDFNNLPFGSVYSDHMLECDFINGEWQTPVIKPYAPISLDPSAKIFHYGQSIFEGMKAYKDAEGNTMLFRPLENCKRLNKSAERLVIPNIPEDIFMDGLKKLLEVDNKWIPTNEGSSLYIRPFMFASGIGFHASPADAYKFIICTAPSGAYFSGKVKVLIEEKYARAANGGVGFAKAGGNYAAQFYPTQLAIDKGYNQVIWTDDNTHEYIEEAGAMNIFIRINDTLITSPTSDRILNGITRKSVIQIAEDMNIDVEVRKITVSEVIAAAQSGRLKEMFGAGTAAVISPISTFGYQGTDYDLPELETSFAETLKKAITDIQTNKAKDPYGWRVMI